One Streptomyces sp. B21-105 genomic region harbors:
- a CDS encoding carbohydrate ABC transporter permease encodes MATSSTTPVRGRPRAVRRPRAVSGRAGSFALYTVAVVAALLFLVPFYLLIRNSLATDADLTGVHWKFFPTELHWENIPELFNDPAVPMAHSMWNSLVVGVLGTAGQLLVCSLAGYALARVPYRHANKIFYAVLATLMIPSAVTFVPSFVLVSSLGWVSSLQGLIVPGLFSGFTAFLFRQYFLGFPKELEEAARIDGLGSWGTYWRIVVPNSTGFFSAIAVITFITNWNAFLWPLVIGQDQSSWTVQVALSTFTTAQTVNIHELFLAATVSILPLVLVFLFLQRYLVEGVAHTGIKG; translated from the coding sequence ATGGCCACCTCCTCCACCACCCCTGTCCGCGGCCGTCCACGCGCAGTCAGGCGTCCACGCGCAGTGAGCGGACGGGCCGGCAGCTTCGCCCTCTACACCGTCGCCGTCGTCGCGGCGCTGTTGTTCCTGGTCCCGTTCTATCTGCTGATCCGCAACAGCCTGGCCACCGACGCCGACCTCACCGGGGTGCACTGGAAGTTCTTCCCCACCGAGCTGCACTGGGAGAACATCCCCGAGCTGTTCAACGACCCCGCGGTTCCCATGGCGCACAGCATGTGGAACTCCCTCGTCGTCGGGGTGCTCGGCACCGCCGGGCAGTTGCTGGTGTGCTCCCTGGCCGGCTACGCGCTCGCCCGCGTCCCGTACCGGCACGCCAACAAGATCTTCTACGCGGTGCTGGCCACCCTCATGATCCCCAGCGCGGTCACCTTCGTGCCCAGCTTCGTCCTCGTGTCGTCACTGGGCTGGGTCTCCTCCCTGCAGGGTCTGATCGTGCCCGGCCTGTTCAGCGGCTTCACCGCCTTCCTCTTCCGGCAGTACTTCCTCGGCTTCCCCAAGGAACTGGAGGAGGCCGCCCGGATCGACGGGCTCGGCAGCTGGGGCACGTACTGGCGGATCGTCGTCCCCAACTCCACCGGCTTCTTCTCGGCGATCGCGGTGATCACCTTCATCACCAACTGGAACGCCTTCCTGTGGCCCCTGGTCATCGGCCAGGACCAGTCCAGCTGGACGGTGCAGGTGGCCCTGTCGACCTTCACCACCGCGCAGACCGTCAACATCCACGAGCTGTTCCTCGCCGCCACCGTGTCGATCCTGCCGCTGGTGCTCGTCTTCCTCTTCCTGCAGCGATACCTGGTCGAAGGCGTCGCCCACACCGGCATCAAGGGCTGA
- a CDS encoding STAS domain-containing protein, translating to MSGELDHVTSPRLQEATDQALAGCPRHIEVDLDQVTFCDCSALNVLLGARASFLESQASTHLGTAPFTVVRAHPPVTRLFDLPEARRGRVMRHQTIIHAGPTRAALEDVELAG from the coding sequence GTGTCCGGAGAGCTGGACCATGTGACCAGCCCACGGCTGCAAGAGGCCACTGACCAGGCACTGGCGGGCTGCCCTCGCCACATCGAGGTGGACTTGGACCAGGTGACCTTCTGCGACTGCTCAGCGCTGAACGTCCTGCTCGGAGCCCGGGCCAGCTTCCTCGAATCCCAGGCCAGCACCCACCTGGGGACAGCCCCCTTCACCGTGGTCAGAGCACACCCACCCGTGACTCGGCTTTTCGACCTGCCCGAAGCACGCCGTGGAAGAGTCATGCGGCACCAGACCATCATCCACGCGGGCCCCACCCGGGCCGCCCTGGAGGACGTCGAGCTGGCCGGATAG
- the arfA gene encoding arabinosylfuranosidase ArfA: MPNPASRPPLAGAVHLDPDFTIGEVNPRLFGSFVEHLGRCVYTGVFEPGHPSADEDGLRTDVLALIRELGVTMVRYPGGNFVSGYRWEDGVGPVEQRPRRLDGAWRTVETNRFGLNEFMRFAAKADVEPMQAVNLGTRGLQEALDLLEYTNHPAGTAFSELRRSHGVDKPHGIRLWCLGNEMDGPWQLGHKSADEYGRLAAVTAKAMRDVDPGLELVACGSSNRAMPTFGAWEATVLEHTYDLVDFISCHAYYEESDGDIDSFLASAADMEAFIDGVVATADHIRAKRHSDKRINLSFDEWNVWYQSRPVNNTDTPDWSVAPRQLEDVYNITDAVVVGSLLITLLRHCDRVTAACLAQLVNVIAPIMTEPGGPAWRQTIFYPFADAARRGRGQVLRLALDSPVHDTARYGEVPLLHATAVRQEDGTLTVFAVNRDTTRPLELTADLRAFSPAAGQVTHTALADPDRHAANTLQHQDRVTPKPVTGTVTDGGRLSALLPPMSWNTITIPLAP, from the coding sequence ATGCCCAACCCCGCCAGCCGTCCGCCGCTCGCAGGGGCCGTACATCTGGACCCCGACTTCACCATCGGCGAGGTGAATCCGCGGCTGTTCGGATCCTTCGTCGAGCACCTCGGCCGCTGCGTCTACACCGGCGTCTTCGAACCGGGCCACCCCAGCGCCGACGAGGACGGCCTGCGCACCGACGTCCTGGCCCTGATCCGGGAACTGGGCGTCACCATGGTCCGCTACCCCGGCGGCAACTTCGTCTCCGGCTACCGCTGGGAAGACGGAGTCGGGCCGGTGGAGCAGCGGCCCCGCCGGCTCGACGGCGCCTGGCGGACCGTCGAGACGAACCGGTTCGGGCTGAACGAGTTCATGCGCTTCGCGGCCAAGGCCGACGTCGAGCCCATGCAGGCCGTCAACCTCGGCACCCGCGGCCTGCAGGAGGCACTCGACCTGCTGGAGTACACCAACCACCCCGCCGGCACGGCCTTCTCCGAGCTGCGCCGCTCGCACGGCGTCGACAAGCCGCACGGCATCCGGCTGTGGTGCCTGGGCAACGAGATGGACGGCCCCTGGCAACTCGGTCACAAGAGCGCCGACGAATACGGCCGCCTGGCCGCCGTCACCGCCAAGGCCATGCGCGACGTCGACCCCGGCCTGGAACTGGTCGCCTGCGGAAGCTCCAACCGCGCCATGCCGACCTTCGGCGCCTGGGAGGCCACGGTCCTGGAGCACACCTACGACCTCGTCGACTTCATCTCCTGCCACGCCTACTACGAGGAGAGCGACGGCGACATCGACAGCTTCCTCGCCTCGGCCGCCGACATGGAGGCCTTCATCGACGGGGTGGTCGCCACCGCCGACCACATCAGGGCCAAGCGCCACTCCGACAAGCGGATCAACCTCTCCTTCGACGAGTGGAACGTCTGGTACCAGAGCCGGCCGGTCAACAACACCGACACCCCGGACTGGAGCGTGGCCCCGCGCCAGCTCGAGGACGTCTACAACATCACCGACGCCGTCGTGGTCGGCAGCCTGCTGATCACCCTGCTGCGCCACTGCGACCGCGTCACCGCGGCCTGCCTCGCCCAGCTGGTGAACGTCATCGCCCCCATCATGACCGAGCCCGGCGGCCCGGCCTGGCGGCAGACCATCTTCTACCCCTTCGCCGACGCGGCCCGCCGCGGCCGGGGCCAGGTGCTCCGGCTCGCCCTGGACAGCCCCGTCCACGACACCGCCCGCTACGGCGAGGTGCCCCTGCTGCACGCGACCGCCGTCCGGCAGGAGGACGGGACGCTCACCGTCTTCGCCGTCAACCGGGACACCACGAGGCCGCTCGAACTCACCGCCGACCTGCGGGCGTTCAGCCCGGCGGCCGGGCAGGTGACGCACACCGCCCTGGCCGACCCCGACCGCCACGCGGCCAACACGCTCCAGCACCAGGACCGCGTGACGCCGAAGCCGGTGACCGGCACCGTCACGGACGGCGGACGGCTGAGCGCCCTTCTGCCACCGATGTCCTGGAACACCATCACCATCCCGCTCGCCCCCTGA
- a CDS encoding carbohydrate ABC transporter permease, translated as MTTTTTGGARTGAPAPPGPAAKVRRDRHGKRGSTRTFWLFAGPFLAGLLLFVYVPVGWSFYLSLFQAQNTVTPTKFVGLDNYADILTEGPFTDSLWTFTLFALIVVPLTYVLALALALLVHRIRVARAFFRSVFFIPTACSYVVASMVWKLSIFNGVRFGLANTVLGWFGIEPIAWIGTVSPPWYWMVLVTVRLWLQLGFYMILFLAALQQIPKELYEAAWTDGARPGWQTFRHITLPQLRTTSVAVVLLLLIAAYQAFDEFYNLLPNTPYARPPLVYLYYTALGQGQDFGHGSAGALVLSALITMVTLLQGRIFGFGKADS; from the coding sequence ATGACAACCACCACCACCGGGGGCGCCCGTACGGGCGCCCCGGCGCCACCCGGCCCCGCGGCGAAGGTGAGACGTGACAGGCACGGGAAGCGAGGCAGCACCCGCACCTTCTGGCTCTTCGCGGGCCCCTTCCTGGCCGGTCTCCTGCTGTTCGTCTACGTACCGGTCGGCTGGAGCTTCTACCTGAGCCTCTTCCAGGCCCAGAACACGGTCACCCCGACGAAGTTCGTCGGCCTGGACAACTACGCGGACATCCTCACCGAAGGGCCGTTCACCGACAGCCTGTGGACCTTCACGCTCTTCGCGCTGATCGTCGTCCCTCTCACCTACGTCCTGGCTCTGGCGCTCGCGCTGCTCGTCCACCGCATCCGCGTCGCCCGCGCCTTCTTCCGTTCGGTGTTCTTCATACCCACCGCGTGCTCCTACGTCGTGGCATCCATGGTGTGGAAGCTGTCGATCTTCAACGGTGTGCGCTTCGGTCTCGCCAACACCGTCCTGGGCTGGTTCGGGATCGAACCCATCGCCTGGATCGGCACCGTCTCCCCGCCCTGGTACTGGATGGTGCTGGTCACGGTACGGCTCTGGCTGCAGCTGGGCTTCTACATGATCCTCTTCCTGGCCGCCCTCCAGCAGATCCCCAAGGAACTGTACGAAGCGGCCTGGACGGACGGCGCACGGCCCGGCTGGCAGACCTTCCGGCACATCACCCTGCCGCAGCTGCGCACCACCTCGGTCGCCGTGGTGCTCCTCCTGTTGATCGCGGCCTACCAGGCGTTCGACGAGTTCTACAACCTGTTGCCCAACACTCCTTACGCACGGCCGCCGTTGGTCTACCTCTACTACACGGCTCTCGGGCAGGGGCAGGACTTCGGCCACGGCAGCGCCGGGGCGCTGGTGCTGTCGGCACTCATCACGATGGTGACGCTGCTGCAGGGCAGGATCTTCGGCTTCGGAAAGGCGGACAGCTGA
- a CDS encoding leucine-rich repeat domain-containing protein — translation MQHVLNLWRQQLGEVPESFWQRTELNVLILADTGLTVLPAEIETLYRLTTLDLGHNSLTSVPDELGDLTGLSGCLYLHDNNLSQLPGSLGNLTRCTTSTSARTLSPPCPRPSAGWPT, via the coding sequence GTGCAGCACGTGTTGAATCTGTGGCGGCAACAGCTCGGAGAAGTACCCGAGTCGTTCTGGCAACGCACCGAGCTGAACGTGCTGATCCTTGCGGACACCGGACTCACCGTCCTCCCGGCCGAGATCGAGACGTTGTACCGGCTGACCACCCTGGACCTCGGCCACAACAGCCTCACGTCCGTCCCGGACGAGCTCGGCGACTTGACCGGCCTCAGCGGCTGTCTCTACCTGCACGACAACAACCTGTCCCAGCTCCCGGGCTCGCTGGGAAACCTGACGCGCTGCACTACCTCAACGTCGGCGAGAACGCTCTCGCCACCCTGCCCGAGGCCGTCGGCGGGATGGCCGACCTGA
- a CDS encoding leucine-rich repeat domain-containing protein, whose amino-acid sequence MADLIELRAQHNRLAMLPDSIGRLRNPRELWLRGNGLESLPPSAADLRELRHLDLRENALAELPGMLAGLPRLRQLDVRSNHLTRLPDWVVAMPSLEKPDLRWNPCGLAPQMVTTLERRGRIVLT is encoded by the coding sequence ATGGCCGACCTGATCGAGCTCCGGGCACAGCACAACCGGCTGGCCATGCTGCCCGACAGTATCGGCCGCCTCCGCAACCCCCGTGAACTCTGGTTGAGGGGCAACGGGCTGGAGAGCTTGCCGCCCTCTGCAGCCGACCTACGCGAACTACGCCACTTGGACCTGCGGGAGAACGCACTCGCCGAACTGCCGGGGATGCTGGCGGGCCTGCCCCGACTACGCCAGCTGGACGTGCGAAGCAATCACCTCACCCGGCTGCCGGACTGGGTCGTCGCCATGCCCTCACTGGAAAAGCCGGATCTGCGCTGGAACCCATGCGGGCTCGCCCCGCAAATGGTGACCACGCTGGAGCGGCGGGGACGCATCGTCCTGACGTGA
- a CDS encoding MerR family transcriptional regulator — protein sequence MYASLTPPRQVKIGDAAAFAGITPRAIRHYHEIGLLPEPERGGDGRRRYGYDDMTRLLWIRKMAGAGISLDDMRAAFGEARDEAGDEALDQAPDIESVLSRLEETLAAQEAAIKRRRAAVQRLQAVGSPLGLLSELVTDRLSHLPPGALRPSDLDALLVTERIFGPLGAAIQAGTFIVLATHPDLRAEEDRLEAAEAALDDGVEPDDPRVEELAVQRCAHQMALNQAIEAAGLDAAEEKIFEIYDADLKGEEGTEMSAAAAITKMPYDFSPARMRCVELAGRLFGEALADAHSAGS from the coding sequence ATGTACGCCTCCCTCACGCCTCCCCGGCAGGTCAAGATCGGTGATGCCGCTGCGTTCGCCGGGATCACCCCACGCGCCATCCGCCACTACCACGAGATCGGTCTGCTGCCGGAGCCCGAGCGCGGCGGGGACGGCCGCCGCCGCTACGGCTATGACGACATGACCCGCCTGCTGTGGATCCGCAAGATGGCTGGTGCCGGTATCAGCCTGGACGACATGCGGGCCGCCTTCGGCGAAGCCCGGGACGAAGCCGGAGACGAAGCCCTGGACCAAGCCCCGGACATCGAGTCGGTCCTGAGCAGGCTGGAGGAAACCTTGGCGGCGCAGGAGGCCGCCATCAAACGTCGGCGCGCGGCTGTCCAGCGCCTGCAGGCGGTGGGCAGCCCGCTGGGGCTGCTCTCCGAACTGGTCACGGACCGGCTCAGCCACCTGCCCCCGGGCGCGTTGCGCCCCTCCGATCTGGACGCCCTGCTAGTCACGGAACGGATCTTCGGGCCGCTGGGCGCCGCCATCCAGGCCGGCACGTTCATCGTGCTGGCCACCCACCCCGACCTGCGGGCCGAGGAGGACCGCCTTGAGGCGGCCGAGGCCGCCCTCGATGACGGCGTCGAACCCGACGACCCGCGCGTCGAAGAGCTCGCCGTACAGCGATGCGCTCACCAAATGGCCCTGAATCAGGCCATCGAGGCAGCTGGTCTCGACGCGGCCGAGGAGAAGATCTTCGAGATCTACGACGCCGACCTGAAAGGGGAGGAGGGCACAGAGATGAGTGCCGCTGCAGCGATCACCAAGATGCCTTACGACTTCTCTCCTGCCCGGATGCGCTGCGTGGAACTCGCCGGACGGCTCTTCGGCGAGGCCCTTGCCGACGCCCACTCCGCGGGCAGCTGA
- a CDS encoding ABC transporter substrate-binding protein — protein sequence MSPEQNPNTSFSRRSFLRASGTVTAAGFLAACGGNTGRGGSTGGKAAISQWYHQYGEAGTQQAALRYAKAYTKADVSVQWIPGDYASKLSSGLVSSSGPDVFEFHPDVQMAKSGQIVPLDDIIAEVKSDFTEKDLAANSVDGKVYGIRMIDDPQFLYYRKSLLEKAGVQPPTTFDELIDVSRKLDKDGVKGLYLGLKGGSDILASPLVWATGSELLTADHKVAFDTPATVEGLKKMRELYTSKTLLLGAPTDWWDPSAFIQGLTAMQWCGLWAMPGIQKALGDDFGIVPLPGIGSAGRPVVYNGGWSTYVSAKAKDVDAAKAFVKWLWIEQTKLQEDWCTSYGFHIPPRKSLAAKATKLQSGTAAEAVRLFETNGHYDDPYWTQGMITISQDMVNNAVVSGKNPESEVAKARTRVEAELKKIA from the coding sequence ATGTCCCCTGAGCAGAACCCCAATACATCGTTCAGCCGCAGATCCTTCCTGCGCGCCTCCGGCACCGTGACGGCGGCGGGATTCCTCGCCGCGTGCGGCGGGAACACCGGTCGCGGCGGCTCCACCGGCGGTAAGGCGGCGATCAGCCAGTGGTACCACCAGTACGGCGAGGCGGGCACCCAACAGGCGGCGCTGCGGTACGCGAAGGCGTACACCAAGGCCGACGTGTCGGTGCAGTGGATCCCCGGTGACTACGCCTCCAAGCTCTCCAGCGGCCTGGTCTCCAGCAGCGGCCCCGACGTCTTCGAGTTCCACCCCGACGTCCAGATGGCCAAGTCCGGGCAGATCGTGCCGCTGGACGACATCATCGCGGAGGTGAAGTCCGACTTCACGGAGAAGGATCTGGCCGCCAACTCGGTTGACGGCAAGGTCTACGGCATCCGCATGATCGACGACCCGCAGTTCCTGTACTACCGCAAGAGCCTGCTGGAGAAGGCGGGCGTCCAGCCCCCGACCACCTTCGACGAGCTGATAGACGTCTCCCGCAAGCTCGACAAGGACGGGGTCAAGGGCCTGTACCTCGGCCTGAAGGGCGGCAGCGACATCCTGGCCAGTCCCCTGGTCTGGGCCACCGGCAGTGAACTGCTGACCGCCGACCACAAGGTCGCCTTCGACACCCCGGCGACTGTCGAGGGTCTGAAGAAGATGCGCGAGCTCTACACCAGCAAGACGCTGCTGCTCGGCGCACCCACCGACTGGTGGGACCCGTCGGCGTTCATCCAGGGCCTGACGGCGATGCAGTGGTGCGGCTTGTGGGCGATGCCCGGCATCCAGAAGGCACTGGGCGACGACTTCGGCATCGTCCCCCTGCCCGGCATCGGCAGCGCCGGCCGCCCGGTGGTCTACAACGGCGGCTGGTCCACCTACGTGAGCGCCAAGGCCAAGGACGTCGACGCGGCCAAGGCGTTCGTGAAGTGGCTGTGGATCGAGCAGACGAAGCTCCAGGAGGACTGGTGCACCTCCTACGGCTTCCACATCCCCCCGCGCAAAAGCCTGGCGGCGAAGGCCACCAAGCTGCAGAGCGGCACCGCCGCCGAGGCGGTGAGGCTCTTCGAGACCAACGGGCACTACGACGACCCTTACTGGACCCAGGGCATGATCACGATTTCCCAGGACATGGTGAACAACGCCGTGGTCAGCGGAAAGAACCCCGAGTCCGAGGTGGCCAAGGCCCGCACCCGGGTCGAGGCCGAACTCAAGAAGATCGCCTGA
- a CDS encoding glycoside hydrolase family 97 protein, with amino-acid sequence MTDSASHAIPEQPSASAPGRLSRRRLLKGAAVTMGAAALGAGAAGTAAAADASVTATAPDGSTTITMALTSGALSWSAKRRGVRLVDTSALGLELSDGTVLGAAGTVITNYQHWTIDNTWTPVYGRNATVRDHYQEMRWNLQDTASLINFSVQIRAYPTGVAFRYVLLGKGTATIADELTTFAFPDGTLVYSARDEDPYNPVVPGSIPSTGTSTTDTGPLTDLPLTARYADGSVIACICESSRLDFPRLMLRSVSGQPGTLAAYLMEHTGRGGDTVQTTSTVTTPFATPWRAVVTGSNHAELVDNAELVLNLAPATALADTSWIKPGKAFRVQLSTAAGMAGVDFAVARGLQFIEYDGGWYGDVRGTDATKPIADIDLPSVISYATSKGIGVILYVDRVAAHTPDNLFSLYKSWGVVGVKLGFVNDGTQAMTNQITNWVRTAAKYNLLIDMHDNVRPFGYERTYPNWVTMEGVRGNERFPTASHNVTLPFARNIGGPIDYTICYGQSRNQTTNVHQMAMAAVFYQPLNFLYWYDSPSKYANTSNWPGLPWFDAIPTTWDQSRTLAGSIGQYVAVARRNGDTWYLGAMTNETSRTLSLPLTFLGSGTYTATVYADGTPGTSPYQTPVVASTRTVTSATTLNVAMAPAGGQAIVLRPS; translated from the coding sequence ATGACAGATTCAGCGAGCCACGCCATACCTGAACAGCCGTCGGCCAGTGCCCCGGGACGGCTCTCGCGGCGTCGACTCCTCAAGGGAGCAGCCGTCACCATGGGAGCCGCGGCGCTGGGTGCCGGCGCCGCCGGAACGGCCGCGGCGGCCGACGCCTCGGTCACCGCGACGGCCCCCGACGGCAGCACCACCATCACGATGGCGCTCACTTCGGGCGCGCTCAGTTGGTCGGCGAAGCGAAGAGGCGTGAGGTTGGTCGACACTTCGGCTCTCGGCCTCGAGCTGAGCGACGGGACGGTGCTCGGCGCCGCCGGCACCGTGATCACCAACTATCAGCACTGGACCATCGACAACACCTGGACTCCGGTGTACGGCCGCAACGCGACCGTCCGCGACCACTACCAGGAGATGCGCTGGAACCTCCAGGACACCGCCTCGCTGATCAACTTCAGCGTCCAGATCCGCGCCTACCCGACTGGCGTCGCCTTCCGGTACGTGCTGCTCGGCAAGGGCACCGCCACCATCGCCGACGAACTGACCACGTTCGCCTTCCCCGACGGCACTCTCGTCTACAGCGCCCGTGACGAGGACCCCTACAACCCGGTCGTGCCCGGATCGATCCCCTCCACGGGTACCTCGACCACGGACACCGGCCCGCTGACCGACCTGCCGCTGACCGCCAGGTACGCCGACGGCAGCGTGATCGCCTGCATCTGCGAATCCTCCCGCCTCGACTTCCCGCGTCTGATGCTCCGCTCCGTGTCCGGGCAGCCGGGCACCCTCGCCGCGTATCTGATGGAGCACACCGGTCGCGGTGGGGACACGGTCCAGACGACCTCGACGGTCACCACGCCCTTTGCCACGCCCTGGCGGGCGGTGGTGACCGGCTCCAACCACGCCGAACTGGTCGACAACGCGGAGCTGGTGCTCAACCTGGCCCCCGCGACCGCGTTGGCCGACACCTCGTGGATCAAGCCCGGCAAGGCCTTCCGTGTACAGCTGAGCACCGCCGCCGGGATGGCGGGCGTCGACTTCGCCGTGGCTCGTGGCCTGCAATTCATCGAGTACGACGGTGGCTGGTACGGCGACGTCAGAGGCACCGACGCGACGAAGCCGATAGCGGACATCGACCTGCCCTCGGTGATCTCCTACGCTACGAGCAAGGGCATCGGCGTCATCCTCTACGTCGACCGCGTAGCGGCCCACACCCCCGACAATCTGTTCAGCCTCTACAAGAGCTGGGGCGTCGTAGGGGTCAAGCTCGGATTCGTCAACGACGGCACCCAGGCGATGACGAACCAGATCACGAACTGGGTCAGGACGGCAGCCAAGTACAACCTGCTGATCGACATGCACGACAACGTGCGGCCGTTCGGCTACGAACGGACGTACCCGAACTGGGTCACCATGGAGGGCGTGCGCGGCAACGAGCGCTTCCCGACCGCGAGCCACAACGTGACCCTGCCGTTCGCCCGCAACATCGGCGGGCCGATCGACTACACCATCTGCTACGGCCAGTCGCGAAACCAGACCACCAACGTCCACCAGATGGCCATGGCGGCGGTCTTCTACCAGCCGCTGAACTTCCTCTACTGGTACGACTCGCCGTCCAAGTACGCGAACACGTCCAACTGGCCGGGGCTGCCATGGTTCGACGCCATCCCCACCACCTGGGACCAGAGCCGCACCCTCGCCGGATCGATCGGCCAGTACGTCGCCGTCGCCCGCCGCAACGGCGACACCTGGTACCTCGGGGCGATGACCAACGAGACGTCCCGGACCCTGTCGCTCCCGCTGACGTTCCTGGGCAGCGGAACATACACGGCGACCGTCTACGCCGACGGCACCCCGGGCACCAGCCCCTACCAGACGCCGGTCGTGGCCAGCACCCGGACGGTCACCTCGGCCACCACGCTGAACGTGGCGATGGCTCCCGCGGGCGGCCAGGCGATCGTCCTCAGGCCGAGCTGA
- a CDS encoding ROK family transcriptional regulator, producing MKRTYQDIRRTNRFAVMRHLIASAPVVRRDIASATGLSVATASDIVNELHELGLLAEIGQQASGGGRPRNLLAPGIEGPRLIGVDIAETYVHVEVFDPALRVLARAEYELHPHANSPDYVVDRIVRGIDDAIAQAQVERGRILGIGVSIPGQVRPDGTASVFAPNWNWKDVPLQALLTDRVPDVPVLLDNPLRASTVAELWFGAARGHDNVAVLTLGTGVGAGLAVQGALYRGATNTAGEWGHTNLVIDGRECRRGCVGCVETYVGAPGIMQHLAETDPDSPLLHPDDQTATIHALATAHAAGDPAAQRVIATTGRYLGIAIANLINLCNPQIIVLTGWVADSLGGAVLPHVRDTASRYALAEPWEGTEISLCPIDRNPVSLGAATLVLEGFLS from the coding sequence TTGAAGCGGACGTACCAGGACATACGCCGGACCAACCGTTTCGCGGTGATGCGGCATCTCATCGCCTCGGCGCCCGTCGTCAGGCGCGACATCGCCTCGGCCACGGGCCTGTCGGTGGCCACCGCCTCCGACATCGTCAACGAGCTGCACGAGTTGGGGCTTCTGGCCGAGATAGGGCAGCAGGCTTCGGGGGGCGGACGCCCGCGAAACCTTCTCGCGCCCGGCATTGAGGGCCCCCGGCTCATCGGCGTCGACATCGCCGAGACCTACGTCCACGTCGAGGTCTTCGACCCCGCTCTGCGGGTTCTGGCCAGAGCCGAGTACGAACTGCACCCGCACGCCAACTCGCCGGACTACGTCGTGGACCGAATCGTCCGCGGCATCGACGACGCGATCGCGCAGGCCCAGGTGGAGCGCGGCAGGATTCTCGGGATCGGCGTCAGCATCCCCGGCCAGGTACGGCCGGACGGCACGGCCTCCGTCTTCGCCCCGAACTGGAACTGGAAAGACGTACCGCTGCAGGCCCTGCTCACCGATCGGGTCCCTGATGTGCCGGTCCTCCTCGACAACCCGCTGCGTGCGAGCACCGTTGCCGAACTGTGGTTCGGCGCCGCCCGCGGCCACGACAACGTCGCCGTCCTGACCCTTGGAACCGGCGTCGGCGCGGGCCTGGCGGTCCAGGGGGCGCTCTACCGCGGGGCCACGAACACGGCCGGCGAATGGGGCCACACGAACCTCGTCATCGACGGCCGCGAGTGCCGCCGGGGATGTGTCGGTTGCGTGGAGACCTACGTGGGCGCACCCGGCATCATGCAGCACCTCGCGGAGACCGACCCTGACAGTCCGCTCCTGCACCCCGACGACCAGACGGCGACCATCCACGCCCTGGCCACCGCCCACGCGGCCGGCGACCCCGCCGCACAGCGGGTGATCGCCACGACCGGCCGCTACCTCGGCATCGCCATCGCCAACCTGATCAACCTGTGCAACCCGCAGATCATCGTGCTCACCGGCTGGGTCGCCGACAGTCTGGGCGGCGCCGTGCTGCCGCACGTACGCGACACCGCCTCCCGCTACGCCCTCGCCGAACCCTGGGAAGGCACCGAGATCAGTCTCTGCCCCATCGACCGCAACCCGGTCAGCCTCGGCGCGGCAACCCTCGTCCTGGAAGGGTTCCTGTCCTGA